In Leptospira bouyouniensis, the following proteins share a genomic window:
- a CDS encoding STAS domain-containing protein — protein MSDKILVEEKGNTIRVRFMDQILDGNAPELREILADILEKNVQEIYLDLEKVVIVSSLGISRLLSFKNKADEKKMVVKIVNIQDKLKETLKKLMLDQFFGI, from the coding sequence GGAAATACGATCCGTGTTCGTTTTATGGACCAAATCCTAGATGGAAATGCTCCCGAACTACGTGAAATTCTAGCGGATATATTAGAGAAGAATGTCCAAGAGATTTATTTGGACTTAGAAAAAGTGGTGATTGTCAGTTCCCTTGGGATCTCTCGTTTGCTTTCCTTCAAAAACAAAGCGGACGAAAAGAAAATGGTAGTTAAAATTGTGAACATCCAAGACAAACTAAAAGAAACTTTGAAAAAATTGATGTTAGATCAGTTTTTTGGAATTTAA
- a CDS encoding porin: MVIPTISLFSQEKREGTTDQSIPLGDEKKETPISQTNKELQNTNPSPIQPNTGNSASSPNPANSGNTTSPTTPNPTNTGTVAPATENKSNWETGLGKGIRAVSNDGKHSIQIRFRSQMQGNQTFQLDPSQDTSNFLVRRTRLALRAGLFNDTWLVNLQLGFAERDMESQRRNTLRDANIIYNQYRDVKVAFGQMKVPFSRQRWNSSSALQTVDRSSVNSEFNLDRDVGAYLFSEDLFGNKRMFAYYLGVFGGQGRNRVERQTPGVLTVARFIFSPFGGMSKSGSDNDWLSEVDFARYKDPKISFGVSGAYNKNSDRSLSTHGTEYSFAKFNYSHAAGDIYFKWMGFSFQYEWLWRRANTAYVERTVSSALTREYSRSGQGHFVQLGYLFTNQYELVFRFGEFRPLGETDPTMKYSREVGGALSYYFAEHNLKWQTDYFYYTGTPTAAEGDHVVRTQIQVFY; encoded by the coding sequence TTGGTAATACCAACTATCTCCCTCTTCTCCCAAGAGAAACGAGAAGGCACCACGGATCAATCTATACCTTTGGGAGATGAGAAAAAGGAAACCCCTATTTCTCAAACAAACAAAGAGCTACAAAACACAAATCCATCCCCCATCCAGCCGAACACAGGAAACTCGGCTTCATCTCCTAATCCTGCGAACAGTGGAAACACAACCTCACCGACAACTCCAAATCCTACCAACACGGGAACAGTTGCACCGGCAACCGAAAACAAATCTAATTGGGAAACAGGTCTTGGCAAAGGGATTCGTGCAGTTTCCAATGATGGCAAACATTCAATCCAAATCCGATTCCGATCCCAGATGCAAGGGAACCAAACATTTCAATTGGATCCTTCTCAAGACACATCGAACTTTCTGGTACGAAGAACGAGACTTGCCTTACGCGCAGGTCTTTTCAATGATACTTGGCTTGTAAACTTACAGTTGGGCTTTGCGGAACGAGATATGGAAAGTCAAAGGAGAAATACCTTAAGGGATGCCAATATCATCTACAACCAATACCGCGACGTAAAAGTTGCCTTTGGTCAAATGAAAGTTCCATTCAGTAGACAACGATGGAATTCTTCTAGTGCTCTACAAACAGTAGATAGGTCTAGTGTGAATTCTGAATTTAACTTAGACCGTGATGTAGGAGCCTACCTATTTTCTGAAGATCTATTTGGCAACAAACGAATGTTTGCTTATTATTTGGGAGTTTTTGGTGGTCAAGGTCGTAACCGAGTCGAAAGACAAACTCCCGGTGTATTGACAGTTGCTCGATTTATTTTTTCTCCTTTCGGTGGGATGTCAAAGTCTGGTTCTGATAACGATTGGTTGTCCGAAGTTGATTTTGCAAGATACAAAGATCCAAAAATTTCTTTTGGTGTTTCAGGTGCTTATAACAAAAATTCTGATCGATCTTTGAGTACACATGGAACGGAATATAGTTTTGCAAAATTTAACTATAGCCATGCGGCCGGAGATATCTATTTCAAATGGATGGGATTTTCTTTTCAGTATGAATGGTTGTGGCGGAGAGCAAACACTGCCTATGTGGAGAGAACCGTTAGTTCTGCGCTCACGAGAGAATATTCCAGAAGTGGACAAGGCCATTTTGTGCAACTAGGGTATCTATTCACTAATCAATATGAGTTGGTTTTTCGATTTGGAGAGTTTCGACCTTTAGGGGAAACCGATCCGACTATGAAGTATTCTCGTGAAGTGGGAGGAGCCTTATCCTATTATTTTGCCGAACACAACCTCAAATGGCAAACAGACTATTTTTATTATACCGGAACTCCTACTGCTGCAGAAGGAGATCATGTTGTTCGAACTCAAATACAGGTATTTTATTAA
- the gmd gene encoding GDP-mannose 4,6-dehydratase gives MKKALITGITGQDGSYLAELLLEKGYEVHGIVRRTSLFNRNRIEHLHGNPNLFLHYGDLTDSSNLNRILEKIQPSEIYNLAAQSHVQVSFEVPEYTAEVDAVGTLRILDAIKQTGIKSRFYQASTSELYGLVQEVPQTEKTPFYPRSPYAVAKLYAYWAVVNYREAYDLHASNGILFNHESPRRGETFVTRKITLGVSAVKAGKLPFITMGNIDSKRDWGYAPDYVEMMWMMLQQAKPDDYVVATNETHTVREFIEESYKIAGYEVVWEGKEDKEIGKDKKTGQVLVKIDPKYYRPTEVELLIGNPEKAKRQLGWEPKVKFKELVKIMMEADLKAQGF, from the coding sequence ATGAAAAAAGCACTCATAACAGGAATCACAGGCCAAGATGGTTCCTACTTAGCAGAACTCCTCCTCGAAAAAGGATACGAAGTCCATGGTATCGTTCGTAGAACCAGTTTGTTCAACCGTAATCGGATTGAGCACTTACATGGAAACCCAAACCTATTTTTGCATTATGGAGATCTGACAGATTCCTCCAACTTAAACCGAATTTTAGAAAAGATCCAACCTTCGGAAATATACAATCTTGCTGCCCAATCACATGTTCAGGTTTCTTTTGAGGTTCCGGAATACACAGCAGAAGTAGATGCAGTGGGAACCCTTCGAATTTTAGATGCTATCAAACAAACAGGTATTAAATCAAGGTTCTACCAAGCTTCTACTTCTGAATTGTACGGTCTTGTACAAGAAGTCCCACAAACTGAAAAAACACCATTTTATCCACGTTCGCCGTATGCGGTCGCAAAACTTTATGCTTATTGGGCGGTAGTGAATTATCGTGAAGCTTATGATTTGCACGCATCCAATGGAATTTTATTTAACCATGAATCTCCAAGACGCGGTGAAACTTTTGTGACTCGAAAGATTACTCTCGGTGTTTCGGCAGTGAAAGCTGGCAAACTTCCTTTCATTACGATGGGAAACATTGATTCAAAACGGGATTGGGGATACGCTCCAGATTATGTTGAGATGATGTGGATGATGTTACAACAAGCCAAACCTGATGATTACGTTGTGGCTACGAATGAAACTCACACAGTTCGTGAATTCATTGAAGAGTCTTACAAAATTGCTGGTTATGAAGTGGTATGGGAAGGCAAAGAAGACAAAGAAATTGGTAAGGACAAAAAAACTGGCCAAGTTCTTGTGAAAATTGATCCTAAATATTACAGACCAACTGAAGTAGAACTTCTCATTGGAAATCCTGAAAAAGCAAAACGTCAGTTAGGTTGGGAACCAAAAGTGAAGTTCAAAGAACTCGTTAAAATTATGATGGAAGCTGATTTAAAAGCTCAAGGATTTTAA